In Flavobacterium sp. N3904, one DNA window encodes the following:
- a CDS encoding restriction endonuclease subunit S: MKLLKLKDLIKIKNGKDHKHLKEGNIPILGSGGIMRFGNKAIYEKESILLPRKGSLSNIQFSNVPFWTVDTLYYTEVNTQLCNPFYLYNYLKILNLESLNTGTGVPSMTFDSYYNLVINLPSLAIQNTVSAILWNIERKIQLNNKINDNLEQIAKTLYDYWFVQFDFPDANGKPYKTSGGKMIWNAELNRDIPVDWEVGTLDSIGDIIGGSTPSKAIDDNFCYGEGTPWITPKDLSNNKGKKIYNTW, from the coding sequence ATGAAATTACTCAAACTAAAAGACCTGATAAAAATAAAAAACGGCAAAGACCATAAACATCTAAAAGAAGGAAATATTCCTATTTTAGGAAGTGGTGGTATAATGCGTTTTGGAAATAAAGCTATTTATGAAAAAGAAAGTATTTTGCTTCCTCGGAAGGGGTCTTTAAGTAATATACAGTTTTCAAATGTTCCATTTTGGACGGTTGATACATTGTATTATACCGAAGTCAATACACAATTGTGTAATCCTTTTTATCTTTATAATTATTTAAAAATATTAAACTTAGAAAGCCTAAATACAGGAACTGGTGTCCCGAGTATGACCTTCGATAGTTATTATAATCTTGTAATAAATTTACCTTCATTAGCTATTCAAAACACGGTTTCTGCCATTTTATGGAATATTGAAAGAAAAATTCAACTAAACAATAAAATAAATGATAATTTAGAGCAAATAGCAAAAACGCTTTATGATTATTGGTTTGTGCAGTTTGATTTTCCAGATGCGAATGGAAAACCGTATAAAACTTCAGGAGGTAAAATGATTTGGAATGCCGAGTTGAATAGAGATATTCCTGTGGATTGGGAGGTTGGAACATTAGATTCAATTGGAGATATTATTGGAGGAAGTACGCCTTCAAAAGCAATTGATGATAACTTTTGTTATGGAGAAGGTACTCCATGGATAACTCCAAAAGATTTATCTAATAATAAAGGAAAAAAAATATATAACACGTGGTGA
- the xerA gene encoding site-specific tyrosine recombinase/integron integrase: MKEKLILEIKTAMSEIISQQEMELLNIVLMRSLDNLCVTEVDTEIKCYKTNNHKLLSFFIASKKVEGCSDKSLKYYINTIEKLLQKLNKSVIYISTNDLRAYLSEYQELKKSSRVTIDNMRRIFSSFFSWLEDEDYILKSPVRRIHKVKTGRLIKDTLSDEQLEILRDNCSEIRDLAMIELLTSTGMRVGELVKINRSDVDFHERQIVVFGKGNSEREVYFDARTKIHLRKYLETRTDDNKALFVSLSKPNGRLSIGGVEMRLRTLGKKAQIDKVHPHKFRRTLATMAIDKGMPIEQVQKLLGHVKIDTTMHYAMVNQTNVKNSHRKFIG, translated from the coding sequence ATGAAAGAGAAATTGATTTTGGAAATAAAAACCGCAATGTCAGAAATAATTAGCCAGCAGGAAATGGAATTATTAAATATAGTTCTCATGAGGAGTCTTGATAATCTGTGTGTTACTGAAGTTGATACTGAAATTAAATGCTACAAAACCAATAACCATAAACTATTGTCTTTTTTTATTGCATCAAAAAAAGTAGAAGGTTGCTCCGATAAATCATTGAAATATTACATCAATACGATTGAAAAGTTGCTCCAAAAATTAAACAAATCAGTTATATATATCTCTACTAACGATTTGAGAGCCTACTTATCCGAATATCAGGAATTAAAAAAATCCAGTAGGGTAACAATCGATAACATGCGACGAATTTTTTCCAGTTTTTTTTCTTGGTTAGAAGATGAAGATTATATTTTAAAAAGTCCCGTAAGGCGTATTCATAAAGTAAAAACAGGCCGTCTTATAAAAGACACTTTAAGCGATGAGCAGCTCGAAATACTAAGGGATAATTGTTCTGAAATCAGAGATTTAGCCATGATAGAATTGCTTACTTCAACCGGAATGCGGGTAGGGGAATTGGTAAAAATAAACCGCTCCGATGTCGATTTTCACGAAAGACAAATTGTAGTTTTTGGAAAAGGAAATAGTGAACGGGAGGTTTATTTTGATGCACGCACAAAAATTCATCTGAGAAAGTATCTTGAAACGAGAACAGATGATAATAAAGCTTTGTTTGTTTCTTTATCAAAGCCTAATGGCAGACTTTCTATTGGAGGAGTTGAAATGCGATTGCGTACCTTGGGCAAAAAGGCTCAAATTGACAAGGTACATCCTCACAAATTTAGGAGAACACTAGCAACAATGGCAATTGACAAAGGTATGCCAATAGAACAAGTGCAAAAGTTACTCGGGCATGTAAAAATAGACACCACTATGCATTATGCAATGGTAAACCAAACGAATGTCAAAAACTCTCATAGAAAATTTATAGGATAA
- a CDS encoding restriction endonuclease subunit S, with the protein MAKTLYDYWFVQFDFPDGNGKPYKTSGGKMVWNTELNREIPKGWEMKTLLDIANFTNGLACQKFRPKDNEDFYRVIKIREMGDGFTENSEFVSLNIPEKVVVYNGDILFSWSATLDVKIWTGGPGALNQHIFKVTSKKYPKSYYYFELLNYLQHFKMQAELRKTTMGHITQDHLRESRITIPSTDLINKLDEILKPILEKKVKLEEENQELASLRDWLLPMLMNGQVKLHD; encoded by the coding sequence ATGGCAAAAACGCTTTATGATTATTGGTTTGTGCAGTTTGATTTTCCAGACGGGAATGGAAAGCCTTATAAAACTTCGGGAGGCAAAATGGTTTGGAATACCGAGCTGAATAGAGAAATCCCTAAGGGTTGGGAGATGAAAACGTTATTAGATATTGCAAACTTTACAAATGGTTTGGCGTGTCAAAAATTCCGACCCAAAGACAATGAAGACTTTTATCGAGTTATCAAAATTAGAGAAATGGGCGATGGTTTTACCGAAAATTCTGAGTTTGTAAGTTTAAATATTCCTGAAAAAGTGGTTGTTTATAATGGAGATATATTGTTTTCCTGGTCAGCAACATTAGATGTAAAAATATGGACTGGAGGACCTGGAGCTTTAAATCAACATATATTCAAAGTAACATCTAAAAAATATCCCAAAAGCTATTATTATTTTGAACTTCTAAATTATTTGCAACATTTTAAAATGCAAGCTGAATTGCGTAAAACTACCATGGGGCATATCACACAAGACCATTTGAGAGAAAGCCGAATAACAATTCCATCAACTGATTTAATAAATAAATTAGATGAAATTCTAAAACCAATTTTAGAAAAGAAAGTAAAATTAGAAGAAGAAAACCAAGAACTCGCTTCGCTTCGTGATTGGTTGTTGCCTATGTTGATGAATGGTCAGGTGAAATTACATGATTAA
- a CDS encoding helix-turn-helix transcriptional regulator has protein sequence MAKVGFYKRYLYIVDRLRSVPSNFQDLHEHVMTKLKNDDLYTNLKNTSTFFEFSARTFDRDKKDILDLFGILVQYNRKDKVYYIDEEEIEDQSVTRMMDAFSIHHALQKGNKLSPSVFLEKRKSLGTEHIYGIIHAIQNGCVLQFTHQSHWKENSTQREVKPIAIKESQQRWYLVALDKKDDTVKTFGLDRISNLKITDTKFKPIVYNVEKEFQHAFGVETYEPAEKVVLQFPKQQGNYIKTFPLHESQRILDENENIVILEIYIHTTNDIKMELLKYGSDVKVISPISLQNEIKNRISEMSNLYK, from the coding sequence ATGGCAAAAGTTGGATTTTACAAACGCTACTTATACATCGTCGACAGACTAAGATCAGTTCCAAGTAATTTTCAGGATTTACATGAACATGTAATGACTAAATTGAAAAATGATGATTTGTATACTAATTTAAAAAATACTAGTACATTTTTCGAATTTTCAGCTCGTACATTCGACAGAGATAAAAAGGATATTTTAGATTTGTTTGGCATTCTGGTCCAATACAATCGAAAGGACAAAGTCTATTATATCGATGAAGAAGAAATAGAAGACCAATCCGTAACCCGAATGATGGATGCTTTTTCGATCCATCACGCACTGCAAAAAGGAAATAAATTGTCTCCAAGTGTGTTTCTTGAAAAGCGAAAATCATTAGGAACCGAACATATTTATGGCATTATTCACGCCATACAAAATGGTTGTGTTTTACAATTTACGCATCAAAGCCATTGGAAGGAAAATAGTACCCAACGTGAAGTAAAACCAATCGCTATCAAAGAATCCCAACAACGATGGTATTTGGTCGCTTTGGACAAAAAAGATGACACTGTAAAAACTTTTGGTTTAGACCGAATCTCCAACTTAAAAATCACCGATACCAAATTCAAACCAATTGTTTATAATGTAGAAAAAGAGTTTCAACACGCTTTCGGAGTCGAAACTTATGAACCTGCCGAAAAAGTGGTTTTGCAATTTCCAAAACAACAAGGAAACTATATTAAAACTTTTCCGTTACACGAATCCCAACGCATTCTGGATGAAAACGAGAATATCGTCATATTGGAAATTTACATTCATACCACCAATGATATTAAAATGGAACTTTTGAAATACGGCAGTGATGTAAAAGTAATCTCTCCTATTTCACTTCAAAATGAAATCAAAAATAGAATTTCGGAAATGTCAAATCTTTATAAATAA
- a CDS encoding 3'-5' exonuclease: MDSFTALDFETATGYRNSICQVGLVRVENGIIVKEINILVQPPDNYYWSRFTEIHGITAKDTANALTFAQVWCQIAPYIENQNVIAHNGFGFDFPVLDKTLEYYNLPTPNYNKICTYRIYKSNLATLCRKFNIPLNHHDALSDAKACADLYLMSL; this comes from the coding sequence ATGGATTCTTTTACAGCCCTAGATTTTGAAACAGCAACGGGTTATAGAAATAGCATTTGTCAGGTTGGATTGGTTAGAGTAGAAAACGGAATTATAGTCAAAGAAATTAACATACTAGTTCAGCCCCCCGATAATTATTATTGGAGCCGTTTCACGGAAATTCACGGAATTACCGCGAAAGACACTGCCAATGCTCTTACTTTTGCCCAAGTTTGGTGTCAAATCGCTCCTTATATCGAAAACCAAAATGTAATTGCTCACAATGGTTTTGGATTTGATTTTCCTGTATTGGATAAAACTCTTGAATACTATAATTTACCAACTCCTAACTATAATAAAATTTGTACTTATAGGATTTATAAGTCAAATTTAGCTACATTGTGCCGAAAATTTAACATTCCGCTGAATCATCACGACGCGTTGAGCGATGCTAAGGCATGTGCGGACTTGTATTTAATGAGTTTGTAA
- a CDS encoding DUF262 domain-containing protein, which produces MNIKEYFKKGPFIIPNYQRGYKWGVPNKDKECAVSILMDSLINAYSKLPEYYVQGVTVYKEEDKVVLIDGQQRTTTFYLLLKYLNYHLLPKINYDIRKDSDWFLKNSKINSDTIEYLGDIEIDENAQDIFYFKKAIETIHYKLISHNSEKFKEYVLEKVKLFFIEINKEDATKVFSMMNGQKAIMKDAELIKASLLTKASRLSKSGNNEISLAEEWEINSLRSRYAREWDKWLYWWNKKSVKEFYGGGNNPMGLLLEYFHYLEDSNKEYNYKHFNELFFKDLTNAKQNYKAIRDLQKTFEDWFNDYNYYNYLGLIFKSGGNKKDAILYFLKSKSSIEDIKEYAKWSLVGATHREITKSNELDEKEINKETKAFYTLKNLSSQEVYNNFNYLALKQLLRLNVELDCKLSRKFDFNLYGLKSLEHIYPKSWENEENSKLKFPESDKEKYSVHCIGNLVLLDSNTNSSFSNNSFEDKKKAYFNLENVKWSLKLLHTVAVFTKKEWNENTIIENQKVFLTELEKYYNLQNN; this is translated from the coding sequence ATGAATATAAAAGAATACTTTAAAAAAGGTCCTTTCATAATTCCTAATTATCAAAGAGGTTATAAATGGGGAGTTCCAAATAAAGATAAGGAATGTGCAGTTAGCATATTAATGGACAGTTTAATTAATGCTTACAGTAAATTACCTGAATATTATGTTCAGGGGGTTACAGTTTATAAAGAAGAAGATAAAGTAGTTTTAATTGACGGTCAACAGCGCACTACAACGTTCTATTTATTGTTAAAATATTTGAATTACCATCTTTTACCAAAAATCAACTATGATATTCGAAAAGATTCGGATTGGTTTTTAAAAAACTCAAAAATTAATTCTGACACAATAGAATATCTTGGAGACATCGAAATAGATGAAAACGCTCAAGATATTTTTTATTTTAAAAAAGCAATAGAAACCATACATTATAAATTAATATCTCACAATAGTGAAAAATTTAAAGAATATGTATTAGAAAAGGTCAAACTCTTTTTTATCGAAATAAACAAAGAAGATGCTACTAAGGTTTTCTCAATGATGAATGGTCAAAAAGCTATTATGAAAGATGCTGAATTAATAAAAGCATCACTTTTAACTAAAGCTTCTAGATTATCAAAAAGTGGAAACAACGAAATTTCATTAGCTGAAGAATGGGAAATAAATTCTTTGAGAAGTAGATATGCCCGTGAGTGGGACAAATGGCTGTATTGGTGGAACAAAAAAAGTGTTAAAGAATTTTATGGTGGCGGAAATAACCCAATGGGCCTGCTATTGGAGTATTTCCATTATTTAGAAGACTCAAATAAAGAATACAACTACAAGCATTTTAATGAGCTATTTTTTAAAGATCTTACAAATGCAAAACAGAATTATAAAGCTATCAGGGATTTGCAAAAAACATTTGAAGATTGGTTCAATGATTATAACTATTATAATTATTTAGGATTAATTTTCAAATCTGGGGGAAATAAAAAAGATGCTATTCTTTATTTCCTAAAAAGTAAATCTTCGATTGAAGATATTAAAGAATATGCTAAATGGTCATTAGTTGGTGCAACCCATAGAGAAATAACCAAATCGAATGAACTAGATGAAAAAGAAATTAATAAGGAGACAAAAGCATTCTATACCTTAAAAAATCTAAGTTCACAAGAAGTTTATAATAATTTCAATTATTTGGCATTAAAACAACTTTTAAGGCTAAATGTAGAACTTGATTGTAAACTCAGTAGAAAATTTGATTTTAACCTTTATGGATTAAAATCTTTAGAGCATATCTACCCGAAATCTTGGGAAAATGAAGAAAATTCCAAATTGAAATTTCCTGAATCTGACAAAGAAAAATACAGCGTACACTGTATAGGAAATTTAGTTTTATTGGACAGCAATACAAATTCAAGTTTTAGTAATAACTCTTTTGAAGATAAAAAGAAAGCATATTTCAATTTAGAAAATGTGAAATGGAGTTTGAAATTATTACATACGGTCGCTGTTTTTACCAAAAAGGAATGGAATGAAAATACAATTATTGAAAATCAAAAAGTATTTTTAACTGAGTTAGAAAAATATTATAACCTTCAAAATAATTAA
- a CDS encoding DUF262 domain-containing protein: MEKLKSGETYKITDLFTDKRHIIIPDLQRDYCWGDKKHGDNNIELVSGFLDSLFSIFKENQNKSIKLGMIYAYEYPKDSERIYLCDGQQRITTLYLLLGMLYRETKNEAVKKCLISEIELQDDQEPRLQYAIRESTLYFLSDLVCNFFLENNETKVFEIKKQSWYFKEYNLDPTIQSMLLALEIIENKLGLFENKKSLSDFLLNNIEFFYFEMIDREAGEDMFVVINTTGEPLTPTESIKPILIGNIDNLQSQKNASDLWEKWEKWFWNNKSASEHEADQGLNAFFVYYWQIKLLQEKQWKGKNSFPLNPIQLFSKNSEIESNEESNTVILVEELNKAKSIDEIEKYFFAYQNLFEDFKNEDNQKVLKSIKSLDFKSANFLREIPINIILPLIEFKIKYSEESINSFLRRLRKNYFDEQRNERKENYIDWRHLVQLVDKSKNIDDLFCFTDDSNFKNISNVPNNIKNWYNIEEQLKSELKKENKVIIENIEDHQDFMGDLSFLFQVFLKKYLGNKNDFSSLNVDLNDIQLSIFDFEYLKTKKSIDIEYCFNLYNELISNKLLSVLEIRFNRLNHLWSGTWSLSREYFQYGRWHKKNKELIYQNWFYFVMGELLNNEITIESLLKEYLKTIFYQSSKKFFETDLCIEKTIDFEQFKMNLENKSNSENNNGFYHWNGFLWYYLLAINEPEKNIDFEIVFDLFDRENNSFKLGNQFIWSKGYYDKTIKTYDSFGDVNWNEWRKIEKKEPHIKEDFINKRELKIKELFESSLV; the protein is encoded by the coding sequence ATGGAGAAATTAAAAAGTGGAGAAACTTATAAAATTACGGATTTATTTACAGACAAGCGACATATAATAATTCCTGATTTACAAAGAGATTATTGCTGGGGAGATAAAAAGCATGGAGACAATAATATTGAATTGGTAAGTGGTTTTTTAGATAGTTTATTTAGTATTTTTAAAGAGAATCAAAATAAGTCCATTAAATTAGGTATGATTTACGCTTATGAATACCCCAAAGATTCTGAACGGATTTATTTGTGTGATGGTCAACAAAGGATTACAACTTTATACCTATTGTTAGGAATGCTTTATAGAGAAACAAAAAACGAAGCTGTAAAAAAATGCTTGATATCCGAAATTGAGCTTCAAGACGATCAAGAACCGAGGTTACAATATGCTATAAGAGAATCGACATTGTATTTTCTTAGCGATTTAGTATGTAATTTCTTTTTAGAAAATAACGAGACGAAAGTTTTTGAAATTAAAAAACAAAGTTGGTATTTCAAAGAATATAATCTGGATCCTACCATACAAAGTATGCTTTTAGCTCTTGAAATAATCGAAAATAAATTAGGCCTTTTTGAGAACAAAAAATCACTTTCTGATTTTCTCTTAAATAATATAGAATTCTTCTATTTTGAGATGATTGACAGAGAAGCAGGAGAGGATATGTTTGTCGTAATCAATACAACTGGTGAGCCGTTAACTCCAACCGAAAGCATCAAACCTATATTAATTGGAAATATTGACAATTTACAGTCGCAAAAAAATGCAAGTGATCTGTGGGAAAAATGGGAAAAATGGTTTTGGAACAACAAATCAGCATCAGAACATGAAGCGGATCAAGGCTTAAATGCTTTCTTTGTTTATTATTGGCAAATTAAATTACTCCAAGAAAAACAGTGGAAAGGAAAAAACTCTTTTCCACTAAACCCGATTCAATTATTTTCAAAAAATTCAGAAATCGAATCAAACGAGGAAAGTAACACCGTAATATTAGTTGAAGAATTAAATAAAGCCAAATCTATTGATGAAATAGAAAAGTATTTTTTTGCTTATCAAAACTTATTTGAGGACTTTAAGAATGAGGATAATCAAAAAGTATTGAAAAGTATTAAATCTTTAGATTTCAAAAGCGCTAATTTTTTGAGAGAAATACCAATAAATATTATTCTTCCTCTCATCGAATTTAAAATCAAATATTCAGAAGAATCAATAAATTCATTTCTCAGAAGATTACGAAAAAATTATTTTGATGAACAGAGGAATGAACGAAAAGAAAATTATATCGATTGGAGACACTTGGTTCAGTTAGTTGATAAATCAAAAAATATTGATGATTTATTTTGTTTTACGGATGATTCTAATTTTAAAAATATTTCTAATGTTCCTAACAATATTAAAAATTGGTACAACATTGAAGAACAATTAAAATCAGAATTAAAAAAGGAAAACAAAGTAATAATTGAAAATATTGAAGACCATCAAGATTTTATGGGAGATTTGAGTTTTCTATTTCAAGTTTTTCTAAAAAAATATCTAGGCAATAAAAACGATTTTTCTAGTTTGAACGTTGATTTAAATGATATTCAATTATCAATTTTTGATTTTGAATATTTAAAAACAAAAAAAAGTATAGACATTGAATACTGTTTCAATTTATACAACGAATTAATTTCAAATAAATTATTAAGTGTTTTGGAAATAAGATTTAATAGACTTAATCATTTGTGGTCAGGTACATGGTCTTTAAGCAGAGAATATTTTCAATATGGAAGATGGCATAAAAAAAATAAAGAATTAATCTATCAAAATTGGTTTTACTTTGTTATGGGAGAATTATTAAATAATGAAATTACTATAGAATCATTACTTAAAGAATATTTAAAAACCATATTTTATCAGTCATCAAAAAAATTCTTTGAAACTGACTTATGTATTGAAAAAACAATTGATTTTGAACAATTTAAAATGAATTTAGAAAACAAATCTAATTCTGAAAATAACAACGGATTTTATCATTGGAATGGGTTTTTATGGTATTATTTATTAGCCATCAATGAACCTGAAAAAAACATTGATTTCGAAATAGTTTTTGATTTATTTGACAGAGAAAACAATTCTTTTAAATTAGGAAATCAGTTTATTTGGTCTAAAGGTTATTATGATAAAACAATTAAAACTTATGATTCTTTTGGAGATGTTAATTGGAATGAATGGAGAAAAATAGAAAAAAAAGAACCACACATAAAAGAAGATTTTATAAATAAGAGAGAACTGAAAATAAAAGAATTATTTGAAAGTTCACTTGTATAG
- a CDS encoding DnaA ATPase domain-containing protein, producing MKIDNELELDYIRIIQKTFSERTISEESRIKKRNHLIESQFEWKPKIKEKLILLNEKLREEEKRVFGQYRLIEKQSKEMVKNKTIDDYEIDIKVSYWKNKYYKKYYPSIEGNPFFFISIDDFMSHQLDEAEYDPSPNNEHHENARLPEISHCYTFHSLYDHCHELTWFDIYNIDEFWMEIKVHYQFLNDLNPQNKLPKTETVPRKTIKDTLNKNYRFDNLIKGESNHLASSTGLWVTRNLANHSFNPLIIVGGIGFGKTHLANAIGNEVQNCYPDKNVRYVSTSDFIQEHVGSIKKNKRNKLKERCLSADLLIMEDIQLLSGKFGTQEIMIEIVNHFIQNEKQFILTSDRALIEMTDVNPQLLSSFKGGLMVELSLPNYEMRIAILKNIFANENIKITEEIMAYIAKNIVLNTREIQGFCTRLVADSSVNKEKITFALAKTLIEKLKN from the coding sequence ATGAAAATAGACAATGAACTCGAACTAGATTACATTAGAATCATTCAAAAAACATTTTCCGAAAGAACAATATCCGAAGAAAGCAGAATCAAAAAAAGAAACCATCTCATAGAAAGTCAATTTGAATGGAAACCGAAAATCAAAGAGAAACTAATCCTTTTAAACGAAAAACTCCGCGAGGAAGAAAAACGAGTTTTCGGTCAATACCGATTGATTGAAAAGCAGTCAAAAGAAATGGTTAAAAACAAAACAATTGACGATTATGAAATCGATATTAAAGTGAGTTATTGGAAAAATAAGTATTATAAAAAATATTATCCATCCATTGAAGGCAATCCTTTTTTCTTTATTTCAATAGACGACTTTATGAGTCATCAGCTAGATGAAGCAGAATATGATCCTAGTCCAAATAACGAGCATCATGAAAACGCCCGCCTACCTGAAATCAGTCATTGTTATACCTTTCATAGCCTATACGATCATTGTCATGAATTAACCTGGTTCGACATTTACAATATCGACGAATTTTGGATGGAAATTAAGGTACACTATCAGTTTCTAAATGATCTGAATCCTCAAAACAAACTACCCAAAACAGAAACAGTGCCCCGCAAAACTATAAAAGACACATTGAATAAAAACTACCGTTTTGACAATCTTATCAAGGGAGAGTCCAATCATCTTGCCAGTTCTACCGGTTTATGGGTTACACGCAATTTAGCTAATCATTCATTCAATCCTTTGATTATTGTTGGAGGAATAGGATTTGGGAAAACCCATTTGGCGAATGCCATCGGAAATGAAGTCCAAAATTGTTATCCAGATAAAAATGTAAGATATGTTTCTACTTCCGATTTTATCCAAGAACATGTCGGGTCAATAAAAAAAAATAAACGCAATAAACTTAAAGAGCGTTGTTTATCGGCGGATTTGTTGATTATGGAAGATATTCAGCTTCTTTCCGGCAAATTCGGCACGCAGGAAATAATGATAGAAATAGTAAATCATTTTATCCAGAATGAAAAACAATTCATTTTAACTTCTGATAGGGCATTAATTGAAATGACCGATGTCAATCCACAATTACTCTCAAGTTTTAAAGGTGGTCTGATGGTTGAGCTCTCCCTGCCCAATTATGAGATGAGAATTGCAATATTAAAAAACATTTTTGCAAATGAAAATATAAAAATAACCGAAGAAATTATGGCATACATAGCCAAAAATATTGTTTTGAACACACGCGAAATTCAAGGGTTTTGCACTCGTTTGGTGGCTGATTCAAGCGTTAACAAGGAGAAAATAACTTTTGCATTAGCAAAGACATTAATCGAAAAACTAAAAAACTAA
- a CDS encoding helix-turn-helix transcriptional regulator yields the protein MKENQSLNLTQLRRIILLLAYLKRHPYKSKNEILDYFEDNDKGFNERTLYRLNETLARDFGIEIVFDYTNNGYFFDEENSSNPDSFLSLLEILTTAELFSTNFKEKNNALSFVEFENKAAIEFIPNFKIVLDAIQQQLPITFNHNSFYHLKEEEYTLKPYFLKQYQNRWYAIGETEKGYRTFGIDRIDNICIGTKKFKPKTEEAKDKFSHVIGLNYVDHIMEKIHLSFHSSQKLYVLSLPLHHTQKQINTNKENTFDIELRIHPNFEFRQQVLKYGSLVKVLEPKWLADEIKGELRKAFECY from the coding sequence ATGAAAGAAAATCAGAGTTTAAACTTAACCCAATTGCGAAGAATAATTCTATTGTTGGCTTATTTAAAACGGCATCCTTATAAAAGCAAAAATGAAATTTTAGATTATTTTGAAGATAATGATAAAGGTTTCAATGAACGTACTTTATACAGACTTAATGAAACATTGGCTAGAGATTTTGGGATAGAAATTGTATTTGATTATACTAATAATGGGTATTTCTTTGACGAAGAAAACAGCAGTAATCCAGACTCATTCTTGAGTTTATTAGAAATTCTCACGACAGCTGAACTTTTCTCTACCAATTTCAAAGAAAAAAACAATGCTTTATCTTTTGTAGAATTCGAGAACAAAGCCGCAATAGAATTCATTCCTAATTTTAAAATCGTTTTGGATGCAATTCAGCAACAATTGCCTATAACTTTCAATCACAATAGCTTTTATCATTTAAAAGAGGAAGAATACACCCTAAAACCCTATTTCCTAAAACAATATCAAAACCGTTGGTATGCCATTGGCGAAACTGAAAAAGGCTATCGTACTTTTGGAATTGACAGAATAGATAACATTTGTATTGGCACTAAAAAATTCAAACCAAAAACCGAAGAAGCCAAAGACAAATTCAGCCATGTGATAGGTTTGAACTACGTGGATCACATAATGGAAAAGATACATTTGTCATTTCATAGTTCGCAGAAACTTTATGTTCTCTCGCTTCCTTTGCATCATACACAAAAGCAAATCAACACGAATAAAGAAAATACTTTTGATATTGAATTGCGCATTCATCCTAATTTTGAATTCAGACAGCAGGTTTTGAAATATGGAAGCTTAGTTAAAGTATTGGAACCAAAATGGTTGGCGGATGAAATTAAAGGGGAGTTGAGAAAAGCGTTTGAGTGTTATTAA